In Stieleria varia, one genomic interval encodes:
- a CDS encoding sugar phosphate isomerase/epimerase family protein, which yields MKRRHFLGAGAVATLALAKPGFLYALDADNVYRKNIGIQLYTLRNQINADVKATLKAVADAGYRQVEPYGFPNAVPMIQAARDNGMEIHSSHFDWDSVVNPDDKGVRPFSEILDAAKDAGLTHLVVPYLADRNRKNLDDYKLLAERCNKGAEEAKKAGIQLAYHNHAFEFKPMDGGKTGYDVMMAEFSDEMKFEVDVFWVEVGGHNPVDLIGKLKGRVSQLHLKDLNASVKTPNFGSVPNEAFEELGDGVIPMEPIIKAAADAGVTHCHVEQDQSPDPLASIRQSIDYLKTL from the coding sequence ATGAAACGACGTCATTTCCTTGGGGCTGGTGCGGTCGCCACCCTTGCACTCGCAAAGCCTGGTTTCTTGTACGCGTTGGATGCGGACAATGTCTATCGAAAGAACATCGGGATTCAACTTTACACGCTGCGGAATCAGATCAACGCCGATGTCAAGGCGACCCTCAAAGCGGTCGCCGATGCCGGGTACCGTCAGGTGGAACCGTACGGATTTCCCAATGCCGTGCCGATGATCCAGGCGGCTCGCGACAACGGCATGGAAATTCACTCCAGCCACTTTGACTGGGACAGCGTTGTCAATCCGGATGACAAAGGTGTTCGCCCGTTTTCAGAGATCCTCGATGCGGCCAAAGACGCCGGGCTGACTCATTTGGTGGTCCCCTATTTGGCCGATCGAAATCGCAAGAATCTGGACGACTACAAACTGCTGGCCGAGAGATGCAACAAAGGGGCCGAGGAAGCAAAGAAGGCGGGCATCCAGCTTGCCTACCACAACCATGCGTTTGAATTCAAACCGATGGATGGCGGTAAGACAGGCTACGACGTGATGATGGCTGAGTTTTCCGACGAGATGAAATTTGAAGTCGATGTGTTTTGGGTCGAGGTCGGCGGGCACAACCCGGTCGACCTGATCGGCAAACTGAAGGGCCGTGTGTCGCAATTGCACCTCAAAGATTTGAACGCATCAGTGAAGACACCGAATTTTGGTTCGGTACCCAACGAAGCGTTTGAGGAACTCGGCGACGGCGTGATCCCGATGGAGCCGATCATCAAGGCAGCAGCCGACGCAGGCGTCACGCACTGTCATGTCGAGCAGGATCAATCGCCCGATCCGCTGGCAAGCATTCGGCAGAGCATCGACTACCTCAAGACGCTGTAG